DNA from Pseudomonadota bacterium:
GCGGCGGAGTCCTTAGTCGGCGGGTAAAACCACTCCCTGATCTTAGCCGACCGACCATCAAGGACGTCTTGTTCGAGTTCATAGAGAGCAAAGCGCAGAGCTTTGCTCTCTATGGCAAGTTCTGGCCGACCCAGCAGTTTGGCGCATTCCTCAATAACACGAGCGGCTTCCTGAGCCCGCTTCAGATTGGCCTGCAGCAAAACCGGCCAGTCACCCCGATCAGCTTCACTCCGGGTAAAGGTCCGGGCTCCGATATCATCGGCGGCCCGACGCTGTTCCAGGCAGGCCTGACTTAATCCTTCATCAAACAGCGCCCGCAGCCGATGGCGCAGATCTTTGACCAGCAGGGCTCTCCCATCATCGCAAACCAGCCGATAATAGTCTTCAACCACCCGCAATCCTTCACGCAGACGATTATTGTTGGCGTCGAGAACCCGATATACTCCGCGCTCAGAGACCACTAGTTTCCTGCGTCAAGCCGGGCCAGAATAAGCTGCGCCACCTTTTCTCCGGAAAGCAACATCCCCCCGAAAACGGGGCCCATACGATTAGCACCATAGGTCGCATTGGCCGCCATCCCCGCGACATACACGCCAGCATAAATTTCCTTCGTGCAATCAACAGTCGCCTTTTCCGCCACCTCGGCCCAGAGCGATTTCTCACCCATGATTTTTCCGGTTTCAGTCATCAGCTGCGAACCTGCCTTGCGCTGAATCACATCGATCACCTCGGAATCATGCCCGGTTGCGTCAACCACGTAAGAGCTCTTGATGACCAGAGGGTCAACATGCAGACCCGCCATCTCCACCGAAGTCCAGTTGATCACCAGACCGCAAACCCGATCATTCCTGACCATGACGTCCTCAACCGAGAAAAGATTGAAAACTTCGGTTCCGGCCTGTACGGCTTTGGCCACCAAAACCGCCACCGATTCAACCGATCCGGCAGTATAATAACCCGGCTGAAATTCACGATAACGAATGCCGAACTCATCGAGGATTCGCACCCCTTCCTTCTGCACGACGATTTCATTAAACATCATGCCGCCGCCCCACATGCCGCCGCCCAAACTCAGTTTGCGCTCAAAAAGGGCAACTTTTTTCCCGGCTTTAGCCAGATAATAGGCCGCTACCAGCCCAGCTGGACCACCGCCCACGATAATGACATCATTGTCAAGATGGTTTACGAGTTTTTCGTGATAACGATCAATAATCGCTCGAGAAATAACAACTTCATCCAGTGCCATGTCAATTAAACCTTCATTTTGAGTTAATACAACCTTAAAACTTACCCCCTGCATTGTCCGCCCCGCGAGCAACCGAGGCGGCCGACGACCTTATAATAATTCGAGCACGCGCTCAAAGCATTGTCGCGGCGGCCATCAATCTTCGCCCCGGGCTTCGGCGACTACCTCTCCGGCATAGAAATCGGCCGAAAAGTCATCGTCGTTATCATCGTTAATCAACAGGGCGGCCTCACTAGCCTTGGCCGCGGCGGCGGCCGCCGCCGCGGCTTCCTGCAGAAGGATCTTATCTTCCTCGGACATGCCGACCTTGAGATTACGATAAAGGCGCTGCCCGGAACCGGCCGGAATCAGACGACCCATAATAACGTTTTCTTTAAGACCATGCAGATAATCAGTTTTTCCCGCGATACTGGCCTGCGTCAACACTTTGGTCGTTTCCTGGAAGGAAGCGGCAGAAATAAAACTTTCTGTGCTCAAAGAAGCCTTGGTGATTCCCAGAAAGAGGGGTTCGCCGACGGCAGGCCGCAGGCCTTCTTTCACGGCCTTCAGGTTTTCCTCTTCAAAGGTTAGCTTTTCTACGGTTTCATCCACCAGAAATACCGTGTCACCGGGATCGACAATCTTGATTCGGCGCAGCATCTGACGAACAATCACCTCAATATGCTTATCATTGATACCTACCCCTTGGAGTCGATAAACCTCCTGTACCTCATCAACGATGTACTTAGCCAGCTCCTTGACGCCGAGAACCCTGAGAATATCATGCGGATCAACCGAACCATCAACTAAAGGCTCACCTGCGGCAACCATATCACCTTCATGCACAATCAGATACTTACCTTTGGGTATCTGATGCTCGATGGGGTCACCAATCTCCGGTGTAATGACAACCTTTTGTTTACCCTTAGCCAGTTTACCAAGAGAAACAATCCCATCGATCTCAGCAACAACCGCGATCTCTTTTGGTTTACGAGCCTCGAAAAGTTCCGCTACCCTCGGCAGACCCCCGGTAATATCCTTGGTTTTTGTCGTATCACGAGGCTTGGTGGCGATAATATCTCCCGCCAGCACCTCCTCGCCATCATTAACCCGAACATGAACCCCCGGGGAGAAATAATAGCGGGCATCACCCCGATCTCCGACTTTCATGGTCCGGTTTCTTTCGTCCTTGATCGAAAGTCGGGGCCGCAAATCGACGTTTCTCGACTCAGTCACAACCCGTCGCGACATCCTGGTCTGTTGATCGACCTGCTCGGTAACCGTCACCCCTTCAATCAGGTCGCCATATTTGATCCGACCGCTGACCGCAGCAATGGTGGGAATCGAAAAGGGGTCCCACTCGGCCAGAATCTGCCCCGGCCTGATTTCATCGCCCTCCTCGACATGGAGTATGGCGCCAAAAACCACCTTGTTGCGTTCTTTGATAATCCCCTTCTGATCAACCACGGCAATTTCGCCATTACGATTCATAGCAACCAACTTACCGTCCCGATTGCGAACCGTATCAAGCTTCACAAACCGGGCGCGACCACTCAGTTTAGCCTCCAGAGCTGATTGTTCAATCGCGCTGCTGGCCGTCCCCCCGATGTGAAAGGTACGCATGGTCAGCTGAGTGCCGGGTTCACCGATCGACTGGGCCGCGATGACCCCGACTGATTCACCGATATTGACCAAACGACCACGCGCCAGGTCACGACCATAACAATAGGCACAGATGCCATGTTTCGCCTGACAGGTCAGAACTGAACGAATCAGTACCCGATCGATCCCCGAGGCATCAATTTTTTTCGCCAGATCTTCAGTAATCTCCTGATCGGCTTCGACCAGAATTTCGCCGGTGACCGGAGAGATAATATCATCCTGAGCTACCCGGCCGAGAACCCGATCCGCGACCTTTTCGATAATCTCGCCGCCCTCAGTCAGCGGGGTCACATATATCCCATCCAGGGTGCCGCAATCAATTTCGCTGATCACCGCATCCTGAGCAACATCCACCAAACGTCGGGTCAAATAACCGGAATTTGCGGTCTTCAGCGCCGTATCGGCCAGACCTTTTCGGGCTCCGTGGGTGGAAACAAAGTACTGCAGAACGTTAAGACCCTCACGGAAATTGGCGATAATCGGATTTTCAATAATTTCACCGGAAGGTTTGGCCATCAGTCCTCGCATTCCCGCCAACTGACGAATCTGCTGTTGGCTGCCGCGCGCCCCGGAATCGGCCATCATATATACCGAGTTGAAGGATTTGACCTCGTGCTTGCAACCCTCCCCATCCTCGATAATATCCTTACTGATAGTCGCCATCATTTCATTGGCGACCAGATCCGTCGTCTTGGACCAGATATCAACCAATTTATTGTAGCGTTCACCGGAAGTGATCAGACCGTTATTGAGCTGCCTTTCAATCTCCCGTACCTTCTCGTTGGCTTCATCAATCAGGGCATTTTTCGAAGACGGAATTTCCAGATCATCAATCCCGATCGAGATCGCCGCTTGCGTGGCGAACTTATAGCCCAGATCCTTGATCCGGTCTGCAAAAACAACTGATTTTTTATCACCCGCTTTGAGATAGACATCCTCAAAGAGTCTGGAGATCGTCTTTTTAGTCAGATTTTTATTATATGACGAAAATGAGATTTCTTCCGGAACAATCTCACGCAGCAGTATCCGGCCAACCGTGGTTTCCGTCAACTGACCCTCGAGCATGACCTTTATCACCGCCTGCAGGTGGACGCAGCCGGCATCATAGGCCATGCGCACTTCATCCGGCGAGCAGTAGACACTGCCTGAACCCAGAGCAAAGGGCCGATCACGAGTCAACCAGTAAACACCCAAAACGATATCCTGGGTCGGAATAATCACCGGTCTGCCGTTCGCAGGCGAAAGAATATTATTGGTTGACATCATCAGGACCCGGGCTTCAGTCTGCGCCTCCATCGTCAGGGGCACATGTACGGCCATCTGGTCACCATCAAAATCGGCATTGTAGGCGCTGCAAACCAGCGGATGCAAACGAATCGCCTTCCCTTCGGAAAGGACTGGTTCAAAGGCCTGAATGCCAAGACGATGCAGGGTCGGAGCCCGGTTGAGAAGAACCGGGTGCTCGGTAATTACCTCCTCCAGCAAATCCCAGACCTCAGATTTCTCCTGTTCGACCATTTTTTTAGCACTCTTGATCGTGGTTACATAACCCCGTTCCAGCAACCGGTTGTAGATGAAAGGTTTAAACAGCTCCAGGGCCATCTTTTTAGGCAGACCGCACTGATGTAAGCGCAATTCCGGACCGACCACGATCACGGAACGACCGGAGTAATCGACCCGCTTGCCCAACAGATTCTGCCGGAAGCGTCCCTGTTTTCCTTTAAGCATATCACTTAAGGATTTCAGCGGACGCTTATTGGCACCGCTGATTGCCCGGCCCCGCCGACCGTTATCGAACAACGCATCAACCGATTCCTGCAGCATCCTTTTCTCATTACAGATAATGATCCAGGGAGCTTTGAGCTCGATCAGTCGTTTGAGACGGTTATTGCGATTGATAACCCGCCGGTAGAGATCATTAAGATCGGAGGTTGCAAAACGCCCGCCATCAAGCGGCACCAGGGGACGCAGATCGGGTGGCAGGACCGGAATAACATCCATCACCATCCATTCCGGAAGATTACCTGATTTAATAAAATCATCGATCACCTTGAGGCGTTTGGCGATCTTTTTCTTTTTCGCGTCCGAGCCGGTTTCCGTCATCTCCTGACGCAGATTCAGACGCTCCGCCTCCAGATTTATACTATGAAGCATCTCCTTGACGGCTTCTGCCCCGATGCCGCAACGGATCGAATCTCCATATCTTTCCCTAAGCAGCAAATACTCATCCTCGGAAATCAGCTGACCGACGACCACCTCTTCCGCTCTGCCGGCATCCAGAACCACATAGTTTTCAAAATAGAGAATCCGTTCAACATCCTTCAGGGTTTTATCGAGAAGCAAGGCAATCCGACTTGGCAGACTCTTCAGAAACCAGATATGCGCCACCGGCGAGGCCAATTCGATATGCCCCATGCGCACCCGTCTGACTTTGGACTGAATAACCTCAACCCCGCATTTTTCACAAACAATGCCGCGATGTTTCATGCGCTTGTATTTGCCGCAGTTGCACTCGAAATCCTTGACCGGACCAAAAATCTTGGCGCAGAAAAGCCCGTCGCGCTCGGGTTTGAAAGTGCGATAGTTAACCGTCTCCGGTTTCTTGACTTCACCAAATGACCAGCTGCGAATCTTTTCCGGTGAAGCCAGTTTGATCCGCAGGGCGCTGAAAGTTAAAGCATCCTTGGGCTTCTGAAAAAAACTTAAGACATCTCTCATGAGTTCTCTTCCTCCAATTCCACATCCAGACAAAGGCTCTGAAGTTCCTTGATCAGAACATTGAAGGATTCAGGCAGACCGGATTCAAGGGTCTGCTTACCTTTTACAATTGCTTCATACATCCGGGTCCGTCCCGCGACGTCATCCGACTTGACCGTCAGAAATTCCTGCAGAGAATAGGCCGCGCCATAGGCCTCCAGAGCCCAGACCTCCATTTCTCCAAGCCGCTGTCCGCCAAACTGAGCCTTCCCTCCCAGCGGCTGCTGAGTAACCAGGGAATAGGGTCCGATCGATCGGGCGTGCATCTTATCATCAACCAGATGATGAAGTTTGAGAATATACATGTAGCCAACGGTTACGGGACGTTCAAAAGCCTCCCCGGTACGACCGTCATAAAGCAGCACCTGGCCGCTCCGCGGCAAGCCGGCCTTTTCCAGACATTCTTTGATTCGTTCTTCACCGGCACCATCAAAAACCGGGGTCGCCATCGGCACGTAGGCGGATAACTTGGCCGCTTGTTCGCGAATGGCCTCGTCGTCCGCTGCCGCCAGCCAGGCCAGGGAACGCCGGTCGTGAGCAAAAACCTGCTTCAGTTTATCACGTAATGGCGCCGGCCCGTATCCTGCTTCGATCATCTCCTCAATCTGCCGTCCCAGACTCTGCGCGGCCCAACCGAGATGGGTTTCCAGAATCTGACCGACATTCATGCGTGACGGTACCCCCAGCGGATTAAGGACAATGTCAACGGTTGTGCCATCGGCCAGATACGGCATATCCTCTTCAGGGACAATCCGTGAGAGAACCCCCTTGTTCCCGTGCCGGCCAGACATTTTATCCCCTACCGAAAGCTTACGTTTAATGGCGATATAGACCTTGACCATCTGGTTGACACCTGGCTGCATCTCATCACCACGTTTGAGATTTTCAATCCTTTCTTCGACCTGAGCTTCAACCCTTTTCTGACTTCGCTCCATGTAATCAAGCAGACGGGCTATTTTCTCTTCAACTTCCGGAGCCCCGCGCAAAACCAGGTTGGTACACATCTTCAGCGTAACCTTGGCCGCATCTTCCGCCTGCAGCATGGTTCCGGCCTTCAACACAACCAGTCCCTTGCCTCCCTTAAGATCGGTTTCCAGGGTTTGGCCAATCAACAGTTCGCGCAGTTTGGCGATAACGCTACGCCGGATAAAATAAAGTTCCTCGTCCGCCTCCTTGCGCACCAGCTTAAAATCGCGCTCACGCTCATCGGCATCACCATCGCCCCCGTAGCCTTTGCGGGCGAAGGTTTTGGCGTCAATAACCACTCCTTTCATACCGGGTGGAACCCTAAGCGAGGTATCCCTGACTTCTCCCGCCTTCTCACCGAAAATAGCGCG
Protein-coding regions in this window:
- the rpoC gene encoding DNA-directed RNA polymerase subunit beta' — encoded protein: MRDVLSFFQKPKDALTFSALRIKLASPEKIRSWSFGEVKKPETVNYRTFKPERDGLFCAKIFGPVKDFECNCGKYKRMKHRGIVCEKCGVEVIQSKVRRVRMGHIELASPVAHIWFLKSLPSRIALLLDKTLKDVERILYFENYVVLDAGRAEEVVVGQLISEDEYLLLRERYGDSIRCGIGAEAVKEMLHSINLEAERLNLRQEMTETGSDAKKKKIAKRLKVIDDFIKSGNLPEWMVMDVIPVLPPDLRPLVPLDGGRFATSDLNDLYRRVINRNNRLKRLIELKAPWIIICNEKRMLQESVDALFDNGRRGRAISGANKRPLKSLSDMLKGKQGRFRQNLLGKRVDYSGRSVIVVGPELRLHQCGLPKKMALELFKPFIYNRLLERGYVTTIKSAKKMVEQEKSEVWDLLEEVITEHPVLLNRAPTLHRLGIQAFEPVLSEGKAIRLHPLVCSAYNADFDGDQMAVHVPLTMEAQTEARVLMMSTNNILSPANGRPVIIPTQDIVLGVYWLTRDRPFALGSGSVYCSPDEVRMAYDAGCVHLQAVIKVMLEGQLTETTVGRILLREIVPEEISFSSYNKNLTKKTISRLFEDVYLKAGDKKSVVFADRIKDLGYKFATQAAISIGIDDLEIPSSKNALIDEANEKVREIERQLNNGLITSGERYNKLVDIWSKTTDLVANEMMATISKDIIEDGEGCKHEVKSFNSVYMMADSGARGSQQQIRQLAGMRGLMAKPSGEIIENPIIANFREGLNVLQYFVSTHGARKGLADTALKTANSGYLTRRLVDVAQDAVISEIDCGTLDGIYVTPLTEGGEIIEKVADRVLGRVAQDDIISPVTGEILVEADQEITEDLAKKIDASGIDRVLIRSVLTCQAKHGICAYCYGRDLARGRLVNIGESVGVIAAQSIGEPGTQLTMRTFHIGGTASSAIEQSALEAKLSGRARFVKLDTVRNRDGKLVAMNRNGEIAVVDQKGIIKERNKVVFGAILHVEEGDEIRPGQILAEWDPFSIPTIAAVSGRIKYGDLIEGVTVTEQVDQQTRMSRRVVTESRNVDLRPRLSIKDERNRTMKVGDRGDARYYFSPGVHVRVNDGEEVLAGDIIATKPRDTTKTKDITGGLPRVAELFEARKPKEIAVVAEIDGIVSLGKLAKGKQKVVITPEIGDPIEHQIPKGKYLIVHEGDMVAAGEPLVDGSVDPHDILRVLGVKELAKYIVDEVQEVYRLQGVGINDKHIEVIVRQMLRRIKIVDPGDTVFLVDETVEKLTFEEENLKAVKEGLRPAVGEPLFLGITKASLSTESFISAASFQETTKVLTQASIAGKTDYLHGLKENVIMGRLIPAGSGQRLYRNLKVGMSEEDKILLQEAAAAAAAAAKASEAALLINDDNDDDFSADFYAGEVVAEARGED
- a CDS encoding thiazole biosynthesis protein — translated: MALDEVVISRAIIDRYHEKLVNHLDNDVIIVGGGPAGLVAAYYLAKAGKKVALFERKLSLGGGMWGGGMMFNEIVVQKEGVRILDEFGIRYREFQPGYYTAGSVESVAVLVAKAVQAGTEVFNLFSVEDVMVRNDRVCGLVINWTSVEMAGLHVDPLVIKSSYVVDATGHDSEVIDVIQRKAGSQLMTETGKIMGEKSLWAEVAEKATVDCTKEIYAGVYVAGMAANATYGANRMGPVFGGMLLSGEKVAQLILARLDAGN